The following coding sequences are from one Bradyrhizobium sp. WSM471 window:
- a CDS encoding energy-coupling factor ABC transporter permease, with protein MHIEPGIVTGAKLVLSYAIGLATCCVAAKLLVETMRERGAPSFALQAIAATLVFMFFEILPHFAVGVSEVRFVPGSMLFLLFGAAAAAFGLALGLLLQNILFVPADLPRFGMNATTLLVPLFAIQALANRLIPSNTAHRDLQYSKALALSTAYQCGIVVCVTFWALYGAGFGAANLYNIAWFAVSYALVALVQLEVDLAVLALAKQVGQRDCGRSCRQPPVEGMLPLVTTMAVGAPVLLSDAYAFPYSCREQRPRTARASYRCQQVGRAYAHSRQGHQEFISCQLAAGRLRLLDG; from the coding sequence ATGCATATCGAACCGGGAATAGTAACAGGCGCCAAGCTTGTGTTAAGCTACGCGATAGGCCTTGCGACGTGCTGCGTCGCCGCCAAGCTTCTGGTCGAGACTATGCGCGAGCGGGGCGCTCCGTCATTTGCTCTGCAAGCCATCGCTGCGACGCTTGTGTTCATGTTCTTCGAGATCCTGCCGCACTTTGCGGTTGGGGTCTCCGAGGTGCGCTTCGTCCCCGGCTCGATGCTGTTTCTGTTGTTCGGCGCGGCGGCGGCTGCGTTTGGTCTCGCGCTCGGCCTGTTGCTGCAAAACATACTCTTTGTTCCGGCCGACCTGCCGCGATTTGGTATGAATGCCACGACGCTTCTAGTGCCGCTGTTTGCGATCCAGGCGCTCGCCAATCGGCTCATCCCGTCCAACACCGCGCATCGCGATCTGCAGTACAGCAAGGCGCTTGCCCTCTCGACTGCGTATCAGTGTGGCATCGTTGTCTGCGTCACGTTTTGGGCCCTCTACGGCGCGGGCTTCGGCGCCGCCAATCTCTATAACATCGCATGGTTCGCGGTTTCCTACGCACTTGTGGCCCTGGTCCAACTAGAGGTTGACCTGGCTGTGTTGGCGCTCGCGAAACAAGTTGGGCAGCGTGACTGCGGGAGGAGTTGTCGCCAACCGCCTGTAGAAGGCATGTTGCCGTTGGTAACAACGATGGCCGTCGGAGCGCCCGTTTTGCTAAGCGATGCATACGCTTTCCCTTATAGTTGCCGTGAGCAGCGACCGCGGACGGCGCGTGCTAGCTATCGGTGCCAGCAAGTCGGCCGAGCTTATGCTCATTCCCGACAAGGCCACCAGGAATTCATATCATGCCAACTTGCGGCCGGCCGTCTGCGCCTGCTTGATGGCTAA
- a CDS encoding thermonuclease family protein, whose product MPGLIVVLTMLALFSIVLAGGLTGPAKVISTDTLEINRTRVRLWGIDAPDETQMCRDIKGNPYQCGLRAARDLESFVEDREVSCVPVLEDECGRTIATCSAGGTDIGEWLVRNGLVLDWKQYSRGRYYAAQRAADRAGLGLWAGSFAVPWLYRACIRLGGRPASCSDDANAHP is encoded by the coding sequence ATGCCAGGCTTGATCGTGGTGTTGACCATGCTCGCACTGTTCAGCATCGTCCTGGCCGGCGGGCTGACGGGGCCGGCAAAGGTCATCAGTACCGACACCCTTGAAATCAACAGAACGCGCGTTCGACTCTGGGGCATTGACGCGCCGGATGAGACCCAAATGTGCCGAGATATCAAGGGCAATCCATATCAATGTGGCCTCAGGGCCGCGCGCGATCTTGAAAGCTTCGTTGAAGATCGCGAAGTCAGTTGCGTGCCAGTCCTGGAGGATGAGTGTGGACGGACGATAGCGACCTGTTCAGCTGGTGGCACCGATATTGGAGAATGGTTGGTGCGCAACGGTCTCGTGCTCGATTGGAAGCAATACTCCAGGGGACGATACTATGCTGCGCAACGCGCGGCCGATCGTGCCGGGCTGGGCTTATGGGCGGGCAGCTTTGCCGTACCTTGGTTATATCGAGCGTGCATTCGGTTGGGTGGTCGACCAGCCAGCTGTTCTGACGACGCGAACGCACATCCTTGA
- the sugE gene encoding quaternary ammonium compound efflux SMR transporter SugE, which translates to MAWSILLVAGLLEVAWAIGLKYTEGFTKLVPSVLTLVAMAGSVILLGLALKTLPIGTAYAVWTGIGAVGTAALGIILFGEPAAAFRFASIGLIVAGIVGLKLVS; encoded by the coding sequence ATGGCCTGGAGCATTTTGTTGGTCGCCGGCCTCCTGGAAGTCGCCTGGGCAATTGGCCTCAAATACACCGAGGGCTTTACCAAGCTCGTTCCGTCCGTGCTCACGCTCGTGGCCATGGCTGGCAGCGTGATCCTGCTCGGCCTCGCTCTGAAGACGCTGCCCATTGGAACTGCCTATGCGGTCTGGACCGGCATCGGCGCGGTCGGCACCGCGGCGCTCGGCATCATTCTGTTCGGGGAGCCGGCCGCCGCGTTTCGCTTTGCCAGCATCGGACTGATCGTGGCCGGCATTGTCGGGCTGAAGCTCGTGTCCTGA